The following coding sequences lie in one Ostrea edulis chromosome 8, xbOstEdul1.1, whole genome shotgun sequence genomic window:
- the LOC125661177 gene encoding AN1-type zinc finger protein 6-like → MDMEQNGNQNPVPLCRAGCGFYGNTAFEGMCSKCYKDAMKRKENAPTLSGRLSPATASVSSAGETDSVGNVTSTLAHTSLGTSESGSSNSLKDLASSTTPSVETATPTVSIPGATSNKQEADIADTASGGVSTEVASSPDDKKTKKNRCTTCKKKLGLTGFPCRCGGLFCSMHRYSDKHECDFNYKELAQEQIRKHNPVIVAEKIQKI, encoded by the exons ATGGATATGGAACAGAATGGAAATCAAAATCCAGTCCCGCTTTGTCGAGCTGGTTGTGGTTTCTATGGCAACACGGCATTTGAAGGAATGTGCTCCAAATGCTATAAAGATGCAATGAAGCGTAAAGAAAACGCCCCCACCCTCAGCGGTCGCCTCAGCCCAGCCACTGCCTCGGTCTCGTCAGCAGGGGAGACGGATTCAGTCGGAAATGTCACCTCCACGTTAGCTCATACTTCCCTAG GCACGTCCGAGTCTGGTAGTTCTAACTCCCTGAAGGACCTGGCTAGCAGCACCACCCCCAGCGTGGAGACTGCCACCCCCACTGTTTCTATACCCGGGGCTACCTCCAACAAACAAGAGGCAGACATAGCTGACACTGCCTCAG GTGGAGTTTCAACTGAGGTTGCCTCATCACCTGATGATAAGAAAACAAAGAAGAATCGCTGCACCACCTGTAAAAAGAAACTTGGACTGACTG gttttCCATGTCGATGCGGTGGTTTGTTTTGTAGTATGCATAGGTATTCGGACAAACACGAGTGTGACTTTAACTACAAGGAACTTGCACAGGAACAGATTCGGAAACATAATCCAGTCATTGTCGCCGAGAAAATTCAGAAAATTTAA
- the LOC125661179 gene encoding guanosine-3',5'-bis(diphosphate) 3'-pyrophosphohydrolase MESH1-like encodes MSAVSEIIRCSNFAAIKHKEQRRKDKEKTPYINHPIGVANILTEEAIITDVAVIQAALLHDTVEDTNTTFEEIQEMFGEEVTGIVREVTDDKNLPKLDRKQKQIEHAPHASYKAKLVKLADKLYNLRDLNRCTPGGWTEARVTEYFLWAKKVVDGLRGTNQSMEESLDQLFKMRDIL; translated from the exons ATGTCAGCAGTTTCAGAAATTATCCgttgttcaaattttgcagcGATAAAACACAAGGAACAGAGACGAAAAGATAAAGAAAAGACCCCATACATCAATCACCCAATAG GTGTGGCTAACATATTAACAGAGGAAGCAATTATAACAGATGTAGCAGTTATTCAG GCCGCCCTTCTTCACGATACTGTGGAGGATACAAACACTACATTCGAAGAAATTCAGGAAATGTTTGGAGAGGAAGTCACAG GTATTGTGCGAGAAGTCACTGATGACAAAAATTTGCCAAAGTTGGACCGAAAACAAAAGCAGATTGAGCATGCTCCCCATGCAAGCTACAAGGCCAAGCTGGTCAAGCTGGCCGACAAGCTGTACAATCTGCGTGATCTCAACCGTTGTACCCCAGGTGGATGGACGGAAGCCAGAGTCACAGAATATTTCCTTTGGGCCAAGAAAGTTGTGGACGGACTCCGGGGGACGAACCAATCTATGGAAGAAAGTTTGGATCAGTTATTTAAAATGAGGGATATACTATAA